The Brevundimonas vesicularis genome includes the window CGATTCGTCGGTTGGCGGCAAGACGGCCATCGATACGCCGCGCGGCAAAAACCTGGTCGGCGCCTTCCATCAGCCGCGTCTGGTGCTGGCGGACATAGACGTGCTGGCCACGCTGCCGGAACGCCAGGTGAGGTCCGGCTGGGCCGAGGTGCTGAAGCATGGGCTGATCTGCGACGCGCCCTTCTTCGACTGGCTGGCAGGCGAGGGGGCTGCGGGCGCCAGGGGCGATCCGGCGGCGCTGGAACGGGCGGTGATCCGCTCGGTGGAGATCAAGAGCGCGGTGGTCGGCGAGGACGAGAAGGAGGCGGGGCGACGCGCCCTGCTGAACCTGGGTCACACCTTCGGCCATGCGATCGAGACCGAGGTCGGCTTCGACGAAGGCGCGCTGGCGCACGGCGAGGCGGTGGCGCTCGGCTGCTGCATGGCCTTCCGCTATTCGGCGGGTGAAGGCCTATGTTCGGCGGACGGCGTGGCGCGGGTCGAGACGGTGGTCGCGGCGGCTGGGCTGCCGACGCGGCTGGATCAGGCGGGATCATTTGCAGCCGATCGTCTGCTGGCCTTGATGGCGGGAGACAAGAAGGCCGAGGGCGGGGCGCTGACCCTGATCCTGGCGCGCGGCATCGGCCAGGCCTTCGTCGCCAAGGGCGTGGATGCGGCCAAGGTGCGGGCCTTCCTGATCGAGGAAGGCGCGACCGCGTGATGCGGATCGCCCCGGTCCCTCTGGAGGATCGCTTCGTGAGGCTCGAGCCGTTCGAGGAAGGATTGAAAGCCGAGGTCAAGGCCGCGCTGGATTGCGATCCCGAGGCCTGGAGCATCATGGTCGCGCCCGCCTATGGCGATCATTTCGAGGCGTGGTGGAACACCGCGATGGCGGCGATGCAGGCGCAGACGCGGATCGCCTATGCGGTGCGGCGGCGCTCGGACGGGGCGGTGGTCGGGACGACGAGCCTGTATGAGATCAACCCCGCCTATCGCCGCTGCGAGATCGGCTCGACCTTCTATCGGCCCGAGGCGCGGGGCGGGGCGATCAACCCGGCCTGCAAACGGCTGCTGCTGGGTCATGCCTTCGACGCGGGCGCTGTGCGGGTCGAGATCATCACAGACGCGGTTAACGCCCAGAGCCAGGCCGCCATCCTCAAACTAGGCGCCAAGGCCGAAGGCGTCATGCGCAAGCACAAGATCACCTGGACCGGTCGGGCGCGCGACACCGCCATGTTCGCCGTCATCGTCGACAACTGGCCCTCGGTGCGCCAGAGTCTGGATCGACGGTTAGCGGCCTTCACTTAGTCGACCGCTCGGCATTCCGTCGGCTGGCGGCCTTCGACGGACCAGGTGGCGAGGACGCCCTTGCCGCGCAGTTCGACGTTGGAGGCGCGGTACCATATGCCGTCGGCGGCGCGTTCCTGATACAGGTCGATGGCCTCGCCGGAAGAGTTGCGGATGGTGGCCATCTGACGCGGGTTGTCGAAATCGACCGACAGGCGCTCGCCATTGTCGCACAGATAGACGGTGTGGACGACGCGGTTCAGGGTGCGGTCCTGGATTTCGGCGCCGGTGCGCTGGCGGGCGGTCTGGGCCTGGATGGCGCGTTCCTTGACCTCGTCGCCGGTGCGCGGAGCCTTGTCGGGATCGGCGCCGCAGGCGGTGAGGAGGGCCAGGGCGGCCAAGCCGCTGAACACGATCGACTGCGGCAGATCCGGCTTGAACAAGGTCTTTTCCCTCCACGGCCCCGCCCAACGGCGCAGCTTTTCGCGGCGTTCTAACGTGCGCCGCCTGTCGCCGTTCCCCGTCTTTGACGGAAGAAGGATTTGAGCAGTGACGACGCCTCGCCCGCCAGAAGGCCTGAGTCCGTGGTCGGGCGCCAGTGGCAGGTGGGTTGTTCGAACAGACGCGGGCCGTGGATGACGGCGCCGCCCTTGGGATCGTCGGCGGCCCAGACCACGCGGCCGATGCGGGCGTGGCTTATGGCGCCGGCGCACATGGCGCAGGGCTCCAGCGTCACATAGAGGGTCAGGCCGGTAAGGCGATAGTTGTCCAGCGCCGTCGCCGCGCGCCGCATGGCGACGATCTCGGCATGGGCGGTGGGGTCGCGAGCTGCAATCGGACCATTGGCGCCGGTCGAAATTACCTCACCTGAGGCGGGATCGACAAGAATTGCGCCCACGGGCACCTCTCCTGCGTCCGCCGCCGCTTGCGCTTGGTCCAGCGCCATGCGCATGAACCGCTCATCATGGTCCGCCATACAGACGACAACGACAAGAAGCCCCGCGCCCGTCAAGACGAACGGTCGCCCCGGCCCTTTAAATCCTCCGGTCCCCGCAAGAGCGGCGACGGGACGAGATCATTCGGCGACAAGCCGCGCGGCCCTCGCGAAGACGGCGCCAAGCGGTTCGGCGACAAGGCCGACCGCCCACGCAGCGACAAGCCGCGCAGCGACCGGCCCCGCACCGACAAGCCGCGCAGCGATGGGGGCGGCAAGGACGGCAAGTCCAAGACGCCGGACACGCCTCTGCGCGCTGAGCGAATCGCCAAGACCATGGCCCGCGCCGGCATCGCCTCGCGCCGCGAGGTCGAGCGGCTGATCGGCCTGGGCAAGGTGGCGGTCAACGGCCGCATCCTGGATACGCCCGCGACCCTGGTGACGCGCGACGACGTGATCACGGTGGACGGCAAGCCCATCGGCTCGACCCAGGCCACGCGGGTCTGGCGCTATCACAAGCCGGCGGGCCTGTTGACCAGCCACAGCGATCCGACGGGACGACCGACGGTGTTCGACGCCCTGCCGGCCGGTCTGCCGCGCGTGATTTCGGTCGGGCGGCTGGACCTGGCGACCGAAGGCCTGCTGCTGCTGACCAACGACGGCGAGCTGAGCCGGGCGCTGGAGCTGCCATCGACCTCGCTTGTGCGTCAGTACCGGGCGCGGGCGCGGGGCAAGATCACCCAGGAGCAGTTAGACGCGCTCAAGGACGGCGTGGTCGTGGACGGCGTCTCTTATGGTCCCATCGAGGCCAAGCTGGACAAGGCCAAGGAGTCCAAGTCCGAGGACGGCAAGGCGCCGGCGAACCTGTGGATCTCGGTGTCGATCACCGAGGGCAAGAACCGCGAAGTCAGGAAGGTGCTGGAGTCCGTCGGCCTGACGGTCAACCGGCTGATCCGCCTGGCCTACGGCCCGTTCCGCCTGGACGTGCTGCCGGTCGGATCGGTGGAAGAGGTCGGGCCGCGCGTGATCCGCGAGCTGCTGGCCGACTACATCCGGCCCGAGAACCTGCCGACCGGCAATACGGTCGAAACGCCCGCGCCCATCCCCGGCCGTCGGGTCTCGACGCCCATCGTCAAGGGCCGGTCGGGTTCGGCCATGTCGGACCCGTCGCGCAAGCCCAGCCGCGTCCGCGCCGCCGAGACGGCCCAGGCCGATGCGGTCGAGCGCCGCGAGCGTCCGCCCAAGAAGGAAGGCTGGGCCAAGGCCGCGCCTAGGTTTGAGCATTCCAAGAGCTTCAAGCCGCGCGAACGCACCACGCCCGCCAGCGACCGCCCGGCGCGTGAGGATGGCGACCGGCCCAAGCGCGCCTTCAAGCCGCGCGACGACCAGTTCATCGACGATCGGCGCGGCAAGCCCGGCGCCAAACCGGCGGGACGCGCCGGCTCCGGCCCCCGCGCAGGCGGTCCCGGCGGAAAGCCGAGCAGCGGCCGCGACTTCAAGCCTCGCACGGGCGGCGCCGGCAAGCCGGCCGGTCCGTCTGGAACGAGCGGACGCGGGCCAGGCGGCAAGCCGCGCACGCCCCGCTGAGGATCGCCGCCGAGGACTGAGCGATGACGATCTCGACCGGGCGGTGCCTGTGCGGCGCCGTCACCTTCACCGCGACGCCGAACGGCGGGATGCACGCCTGCCACTGCCCGACCTGCCGGCGGCAGTCGGGCGGCATCCTGTTCAGCGTGGACTGCGGCGACAGCGTGGAGGTCACGGGCGAGGTGGCGACCTATGTGTCGTCCGACTGGGCGACGCGGCAGTTCTGTCCCGCCTGCGGGACGGGCCTGTTCTGGCGATCCAACGACGGGGCGATCACCATGGTTTCGGCCCAGGCGTTCGACGATCCGTCGGTCTTCGCCCTTGAGGACGAGTTCTGCATCGAGAGCAAGCCGGCGACCTATGCGCTGGCGGGCGAGCGGCCGCGCCTGACGACGGACGAGTTGTGGACGCAGTTCGCGCCGCCGCAGGATTGACGACAAGGGTTGCGACAGGGGGAATGGCGATGACGACGACGACAGCGGACCTGAGTCCGGCGAAGGGCGATCACAGCCTGGAACGGCTGCTGCTGTTCTCGGACGGGGTGTTCGCCATCGCCATCACCCTGCTGGCCATCGAACTGCATGTGCCCGAAGGCTGGAACGGGCAGTGGGCCAGCCTGTGGGCCGAGCGGTGGCCGATGTTCACCGCCTTTGCGCTCAGCTTCGCCATCATCGGCGTCTTCTGGAACACGCATCGGCGGGTGTTCGCTCGCATGACCGGCTTCAGCAACGGGGTGATGCTGTTCAACATGCTGGCGCTGGCCGGGGTGGTGTTGATGCCGTTCGCCACGACCCTGCTGTACGAGCAGCCGCGCAACGGCGAGGGGGCGTGGATCTATCTGAGCTTGGTGGCGCTGGTCGGCGTGATGCACGCCGGCGCCTATGGCTGGGCCGCCTTCGTGACCGATGCGATCCGGCCGCGACCGCATTGGGCGGTGCGCGCCACGGTGGTCGTGACCCATGCCCTGATGCCGGGGCTGGCCTGCGCGCTGAGCTTCTTCCTGATGGCGCGGGGCGTGGGGCTGCTGGCGGCCGTGACGGCGCTGGCGCTGGGGCTGCTGATCGCCGGCCGGGTCTGGGTCGGTCGGCGCTTTGGCGGAGCGGCCTGATGCGGATCGTCGCCGGAAGCCTGAAGGGCCGGGCCATCGTCGCGCCGGAGGGGCAGGGCACGCGCCCGACCTCGGACCGCGCGCGCCAGGCCGTGTTCAACGTGCTGGAACACGCCGCCTGGGGTGAGAGCCTGCAAGGCTTGCGGGTCATCGACCTGTACGCCGGTTCGGGCGCCCTGGGGTTCGAGGCGGTCAGCCGGGGGGCGGGCTTCTGCCTGTTTGTCGAGACGGACGACGGGGCGCGCGGCGCGATCCGCGAGAACGCCGACGCCTATGGGCTGATGGGACGCACGCGGGTGCATCGCAGGAGCGCGACGGACCTGGGCGTGCGGCCCGGCCCGATCGCCGAGGCGTTCGACCTGGCGTTTCTGGACCCGCCCTACGGCAAGGGGCTGGGGGAGCAGACGCTGGCGCGGCTGATCGAGGGAAGCTGGCTCAAGCCCGGCGCCCTGGTGGTGTTCGAGCGCGGGTCGGACGAGCCGGAGATCGACACGCCCGGCTATCAGCGGCTGGACGCGCGCGACTATGGCGCAGCCAGGGTGCTGTTCCTGAAGGTTTCGCCGACAGCGGAGTGAGGCGACGCTGCCCGTCTCCCAACGGGAGAGGGGAGGGTTACAGCTTGGCGACCAGGCCGCGCGCGGCGGCCGTCACCTCGGCCCAGGTGACCTCGAACCCTTCGCCGTCGCCGAAATAGGGGTCGGCGACGGCCTGGCCCTCGCGGCCGGGGACGTGGTCGAGCAGCAGGCTGAGTTCGGCGGTCGCGTCGTCGGGCCGCAGGCGGCGCAGGTTTTTCAGGTTCTCGTGGTCCAGGGCGATCACATGGGTGAAGCGGCGAAAGTCCGCCTGCGTCACCTGCCGCGCCTTCAACCCCGAAATCTCGACCCCATGCCGCCGCGCCGTCGCCTGCGCCCGTGGGTCCGGCGGCTCGCCCGCATGCCAGTTCCCGGTCCCGGCGGAATCGACGATCAGGTCGAGACGGAGCCGCTCCGCCTCGGCGCGTAGGGCGGCCTCGGCGAGGGGCGAGCGACAGATGTTGCCGAGGCAGACGAAAAGGATGGAGGTCTTATCTGGTTGATCCGCCATAAATTTCTTCCATCGTCTACCGGGCCGGATGTTCACCGACAGTCACATTCACAGGGACGGAGACATTGGTTTCCGATACCCGCATCTCCGCAGACGCGGCCATGTCTTTATTTTTTTCAATAGCAGTTCCGGTCAGAAACGAGTGAAAAATGCTCCAGATGACAGCAGAGACAAGTACTAACATGAATAATCCCGCAACCCAGCGTCCGATCACAAACGCTGGCTCGCCGCGTTTTACTCGTTTCCATTCCGATTTCAGCACAACAGATGCCGCATCAATGACAGCCTGTGATGATCGTTTGACTGCTTGATAGTCGAGAAGTCCTGCGCTCGTGCCGGGCTGCATTCCTGGAAGATCGTCAATGCTTTGATTGATGCGGGCACTGTCAATTTCCAAGTTATTTAGTCTTAGTCGTATCTTGGCTCTTAGACGGTATAGTTCTGAAGAGGCAGAGACGGCTTTAGCAATAGCGACGTCGTCGTCAGTTTTGGCGATGCTTAGGGCGTAGTGAATCGACCAGAAAAGTGCTAAAAGATCAGAGATTTCAGCACGAAGGCCGTCAATCCAAGCTTGTCGAAATTCTGAGATTTTAGCTTCTTTGGTTAGCACAAAGCCTGCAAAAGCCACGATAGCAGAGACCAGTGCAGCGATGACTGCCGCAGGAATCCAGCCAGTCTGTGTCAAAACCACCTCGATATTTCCCCATTACCTTTCGAATTCAGATCCATTTTTGCGTTAGTGGTTGTACACCGTCAAGATTACGCTGTCTTCAAGCGTGTCTCACTGTTTGTTCAAACGTTATTTGGACATCCTGCGATAATGATGCGGAGCGTCGCCGAACTTGATTTAACTCACCGTCTTCCAAAGAGCTTCTCCAGGTCATGCAGCTTGAGCTCCACATAGGTCGGCCGCCCGTGGTTGCACTGGCCCGAATGCGGGGTGGCTTCCATCTGGCGGAGAAGGGCGTTCATCTCCGGCGCCGAGAGGACGCGGCCTGAGCGGACGCTGCCGTGGCAGGCCATGGTGCCGCAGATGGCGGCGAGGCGTTCCTTGAGCGACAGGGCCTGGCCGTGTTCGGACAGATCGTCGGCGATGTCGCGGATCAGGCCCTGAACGTCCGTATCGCCCAGCATCGCCGGGGTCTCGCGCACCAGGACGGCGCCGGCGCCGAAGGCCTCGACGATCAGGCCCATCTCGGCCAGTTCCTCGGCGCGCGAGGCGACGCGTTCGGCCTCGGCCGGGTCCAGATCGACCACTTCGGGCGTCAGCAGGGCCTGGCGGGTCACGGCCCCCTCGGCCATCTGGGCCTTCATCCGCTCATAGACCAGCCGCTCGTGCGCCGCGTGCTGATCGACGATGACCAAGCCATCGCGGGTCTGGGCGACGATATAGTTGGCGTGGAGCTGACCCCGCGCGGCGCCCAGGGGGTAGTCGAGGGGGTCGGCGGGGGCGTGAGCGGTGAATCGTGACTCGTGACTGATCGAGGCGGCATCGGAGGGTTGCGACGGCCATGAGGGGCCGTCCCATGACGGCTCGACGCGGGCGCTGCGTTCGTTGAGGCCGGGCAGGACTTGCGCGGCGGCGGCGGGCTGGGACCAGCCGGTCCAGCCGCTGAAGCCTTGCGCCGACGGGGCGCTGGGGCTGTAGGCGACGCCGGTGTGGGGCTGGAAGCCGGAAAGGGCGTCGGCGGCGACGGTTGTGCTGGCGCGGTGGCCGGCGGCGTGGAGCCCGTGGCGCAGGGCGCCGACGATCAGGCCGCGCACCAGGGCCGGATCGCGGAACCGGACCTCGGCCTTGGCCGGATGGACGTTGACGTCGACATAGAGCGGATCGATGTCGAGGAAGAGGACGGCGGCCGGATGCCGGTCGCGCGCCAGGAAGTCGGCGTAGGCGCCGCGCAGCGCCCCCTGCAGCAGCCGGTCCTTCACCGGGCGGCCGTTGACGAACAGATACTGATGCGCCGCATTGCCGCGCGAATAGGTGGGCAGGCCCGCATAGCCGGACAGGCGCACGCCGTCGCGCGCCTGATCGATCAGCAGGGCGTTGGCCTCGAAGTCGCGACCGAGCAGGGCGGACAGCCGCTTCAGACGGCCTTCGTCGCCGAGATGTTCGGCGGGCAGGCGCAGGGTGACCTTGCCGTCCAGCGACAGGGTGAAGGCGACGGCCTCGTGCGCCATGGCCTGGCGCTTGATCTCTTCCGAGATGGCCATGGCCTCGGACCGCTCGGACTTCATGAACTTGAGCCGGGCGGGGGTGGCGTAGAAGAGGTCGCGCACCTCGACCCGCGCGCCGTGCGGGCCGGGGAAGGGGGCGGGGGCCAGGGGCCGGGTCTCGCCGCCCTCGACCGTGATGGCCCAGGCGTCGGTCTCGTCACGCGAGCGGGTGGTGATCGACAGGCGGGCGACCGAGCCGATCGAGGGCAGGGCCTCGCCCCGGAAGCCCAGGGTGTGGATGCGCAGCAGGTCCACGTCGCCGGCGTCGTCGGGCTCCAGCTTGGACGTGGCGTGGCGTTCGATGGCCAGCGGCAGTTCCTCGCGCGGAATGCCCTTGCCGTCGTCGGCGATCAGGATGCGCGACAGGCCGCCGCCGTCGACCTGGATCTCGATATTGCGGCCGCCGGCGTCCAGGGCGTTCTCCACCAGTTCCTTGATGGCGCTGGCCGGCCGCTCGACCACCTCGCCGGCGGCGATGCGGTTGACGGTTTCGGGGGAAAGGCGGCGGATGGGCATGAGCAGGCGAAGATAGGGCGCGGGGGGGATTCGCGCCATGCACGATCCTTTCCCTCTCCCGTTGGGAGAGGTGGCCCGAAGGGTCGGGTGAGGGTCGGGCGGTGGGCTAGTTCGCAACACCGCGACCCTCACCCTTTCGCGCGAAGGCCGATCGCTGACGCTCTCGGGCGCTCAAGCCCTCTCCCAACGGGAGAGGGATCAGTCTTCGGCTTTGGCTTTGGCCTTCTTCGCCGGAGCCTTTTTGGCG containing:
- a CDS encoding pseudouridine synthase; translated protein: MVRHTDDNDKKPRARQDERSPRPFKSSGPRKSGDGTRSFGDKPRGPREDGAKRFGDKADRPRSDKPRSDRPRTDKPRSDGGGKDGKSKTPDTPLRAERIAKTMARAGIASRREVERLIGLGKVAVNGRILDTPATLVTRDDVITVDGKPIGSTQATRVWRYHKPAGLLTSHSDPTGRPTVFDALPAGLPRVISVGRLDLATEGLLLLTNDGELSRALELPSTSLVRQYRARARGKITQEQLDALKDGVVVDGVSYGPIEAKLDKAKESKSEDGKAPANLWISVSITEGKNREVRKVLESVGLTVNRLIRLAYGPFRLDVLPVGSVEEVGPRVIRELLADYIRPENLPTGNTVETPAPIPGRRVSTPIVKGRSGSAMSDPSRKPSRVRAAETAQADAVERRERPPKKEGWAKAAPRFEHSKSFKPRERTTPASDRPAREDGDRPKRAFKPRDDQFIDDRRGKPGAKPAGRAGSGPRAGGPGGKPSSGRDFKPRTGGAGKPAGPSGTSGRGPGGKPRTPR
- the aroB gene encoding 3-dehydroquinate synthase, whose translation is MTIIPVSGGAFAAYDVVVGRGLLAQAGAHIAPLAKGRTVIVTDETVAGLHAQTLIASLTAAGVTSEIVAVPAGEGSKSFAELERVLDRLLEIGLDRKDVVIALGGGVVGDLAGLAAALFMRGIDFVQIPTTLLAQVDSSVGGKTAIDTPRGKNLVGAFHQPRLVLADIDVLATLPERQVRSGWAEVLKHGLICDAPFFDWLAGEGAAGARGDPAALERAVIRSVEIKSAVVGEDEKEAGRRALLNLGHTFGHAIETEVGFDEGALAHGEAVALGCCMAFRYSAGEGLCSADGVARVETVVAAAGLPTRLDQAGSFAADRLLALMAGDKKAEGGALTLILARGIGQAFVAKGVDAAKVRAFLIEEGATA
- a CDS encoding MliC family protein, producing the protein MFKPDLPQSIVFSGLAALALLTACGADPDKAPRTGDEVKERAIQAQTARQRTGAEIQDRTLNRVVHTVYLCDNGERLSVDFDNPRQMATIRNSSGEAIDLYQERAADGIWYRASNVELRGKGVLATWSVEGRQPTECRAVD
- the tadA gene encoding tRNA adenosine(34) deaminase TadA, with the translated sequence MRMALDQAQAAADAGEVPVGAILVDPASGEVISTGANGPIAARDPTAHAEIVAMRRAATALDNYRLTGLTLYVTLEPCAMCAGAISHARIGRVVWAADDPKGGAVIHGPRLFEQPTCHWRPTTDSGLLAGEASSLLKSFFRQRRGTATGGAR
- a CDS encoding low molecular weight protein-tyrosine-phosphatase encodes the protein MADQPDKTSILFVCLGNICRSPLAEAALRAEAERLRLDLIVDSAGTGNWHAGEPPDPRAQATARRHGVEISGLKARQVTQADFRRFTHVIALDHENLKNLRRLRPDDATAELSLLLDHVPGREGQAVADPYFGDGEGFEVTWAEVTAAARGLVAKL
- the rsmD gene encoding 16S rRNA (guanine(966)-N(2))-methyltransferase RsmD, coding for MRIVAGSLKGRAIVAPEGQGTRPTSDRARQAVFNVLEHAAWGESLQGLRVIDLYAGSGALGFEAVSRGAGFCLFVETDDGARGAIRENADAYGLMGRTRVHRRSATDLGVRPGPIAEAFDLAFLDPPYGKGLGEQTLARLIEGSWLKPGALVVFERGSDEPEIDTPGYQRLDARDYGAARVLFLKVSPTAE
- a CDS encoding GFA family protein, yielding MTISTGRCLCGAVTFTATPNGGMHACHCPTCRRQSGGILFSVDCGDSVEVTGEVATYVSSDWATRQFCPACGTGLFWRSNDGAITMVSAQAFDDPSVFALEDEFCIESKPATYALAGERPRLTTDELWTQFAPPQD
- the mutL gene encoding DNA mismatch repair endonuclease MutL; the encoded protein is MPIRRLSPETVNRIAAGEVVERPASAIKELVENALDAGGRNIEIQVDGGGLSRILIADDGKGIPREELPLAIERHATSKLEPDDAGDVDLLRIHTLGFRGEALPSIGSVARLSITTRSRDETDAWAITVEGGETRPLAPAPFPGPHGARVEVRDLFYATPARLKFMKSERSEAMAISEEIKRQAMAHEAVAFTLSLDGKVTLRLPAEHLGDEGRLKRLSALLGRDFEANALLIDQARDGVRLSGYAGLPTYSRGNAAHQYLFVNGRPVKDRLLQGALRGAYADFLARDRHPAAVLFLDIDPLYVDVNVHPAKAEVRFRDPALVRGLIVGALRHGLHAAGHRASTTVAADALSGFQPHTGVAYSPSAPSAQGFSGWTGWSQPAAAAQVLPGLNERSARVEPSWDGPSWPSQPSDAASISHESRFTAHAPADPLDYPLGAARGQLHANYIVAQTRDGLVIVDQHAAHERLVYERMKAQMAEGAVTRQALLTPEVVDLDPAEAERVASRAEELAEMGLIVEAFGAGAVLVRETPAMLGDTDVQGLIRDIADDLSEHGQALSLKERLAAICGTMACHGSVRSGRVLSAPEMNALLRQMEATPHSGQCNHGRPTYVELKLHDLEKLFGRR
- a CDS encoding TMEM175 family protein, giving the protein MTTTTADLSPAKGDHSLERLLLFSDGVFAIAITLLAIELHVPEGWNGQWASLWAERWPMFTAFALSFAIIGVFWNTHRRVFARMTGFSNGVMLFNMLALAGVVLMPFATTLLYEQPRNGEGAWIYLSLVALVGVMHAGAYGWAAFVTDAIRPRPHWAVRATVVVTHALMPGLACALSFFLMARGVGLLAAVTALALGLLIAGRVWVGRRFGGAA
- a CDS encoding GNAT family N-acetyltransferase, producing MRIAPVPLEDRFVRLEPFEEGLKAEVKAALDCDPEAWSIMVAPAYGDHFEAWWNTAMAAMQAQTRIAYAVRRRSDGAVVGTTSLYEINPAYRRCEIGSTFYRPEARGGAINPACKRLLLGHAFDAGAVRVEIITDAVNAQSQAAILKLGAKAEGVMRKHKITWTGRARDTAMFAVIVDNWPSVRQSLDRRLAAFT